From a region of the Mercurialis annua linkage group LG1-X, ddMerAnnu1.2, whole genome shotgun sequence genome:
- the LOC126664754 gene encoding protein RGF1 INDUCIBLE TRANSCRIPTION FACTOR 1 — MEQMMVPPWLEPLLATSFFTICPRHSDSARSECNMFCLDCKNGSFCFYCRSSKHKDHLVLQIRRSSYHDVVRVGEIQNVTDISGVQTYVINSARVIFLNERPQPKSTSTSKGVSPHLCEICGRSLLDPFRFCSLGCKVEGIKKIRVSNFNLSTKNEEIEGRRLASKEEAEEEELRVERPQEMYRTTSNQHPPSHHNSNSRRRKGIPHRAPFGS; from the exons ATG GAACAAATGATGGTACCACCATGGCTAGAACCATTGCTAGCAACATCATTCTTCACCATTTGCCCTAGACATTCCGATTCCGCTCGTAGCGAATGTAATATGTTCTGCCTTGATTGCAAGAACGGTTCGTTTTGCTTCTACTGTCGATCATCCAAACATAAGGATCATCTCGTTCTTCAA ATAAGGAGGTCGTCGTATCACGACGTTGTTAGGGTTGGTGAGATTCAAAATGTGACGGATATAAGCGGAGTTCAAACTTACGTTATAAATAGTGCTAGAGTTATATTTCTAAATGAAAGACCTCAACCTAAAAGTACTAGTACTAGCAAAGGTGTTTCTCCTCATTTATGTGAAATTTGTGGAAGAAGTCTTTTAGATCCATTTCGTTTCTGTTCTCTTGGATGTAAG GTAGAAGGAATAAagaaaattagggtttcaaACTTTAACTTGAGCACAAAGAATGAAGAAATAGAAGGAAGAAGATTGGCATCAAaggaagaagcagaagaggaagaATTGCGTGTGGAGAGACCACAAGAAATGTATAGAACCACTTCCAATCAACATCCGCCATCTCATCATAATTCCAAttcaagaagaagaaaaggcATTCCTCACAGGGCACCTTTTGGgtcttaa